Proteins encoded together in one Bos indicus x Bos taurus breed Angus x Brahman F1 hybrid chromosome 28, Bos_hybrid_MaternalHap_v2.0, whole genome shotgun sequence window:
- the SYNPO2L gene encoding synaptopodin 2-like protein isoform X3, whose amino-acid sequence METFEPISQEPLSQASCDKAPNPVPELQDPFYAELQRAESLQERSVKEAKTKCRTIAALLTAAPNPHSKGVLMFKKRRQRAKKYTLVSFGAAAGTGAEEEDGLPPTSESELDEEAFSDARSLTNQSDWDSPYLDMELARPSSGTAEGRGLSEASGRGAQLFEQQRQRTASITQQPAQEVPVATLNGQGLQSPPRPQSAPPEAALLPSSPSPAPVASPRPFLPGCGTSTSAPSIFNRSARPFTPGLQGQRSGTTSVIFRPLAPKRANESLGGLSPAPPPFLSPPQGTTPVPSLTSGVPSHVPVPASPSTPRPTGPVTATSSLYIPAPNRPVTPGGAPEAPAPASGAAMTSTASIFLSSPLRPAARPEAPAPSSAAPEPPSAREQRISVPAARTGILQEARRRGTRKQMFRSGNEETKNSPNPELLSLVQNLDEKPRAGGAESGAEEDALSLGAEACNFMQPPGGRSYKTLPHVTAKTPPPMAPKTPPPTTPKTPPPVAPKPPSRGFLDGLVNGAAPSAGVPETPRLQGRGGELFAKRQSRADRYVVEAPPGPGLGPRPRSPSPTPSLPSSWKYSPNIRAPPPIAYNPLLSPFFPQAARTLPSKTQSQGPRAATKQGIKALDFMRHQPYQLKTAMFCFDEVPPTPGPTSSGPPKTARVQEIRRFSTPAPQPTAEPLAPTVLAPRAATTLDEPIWRTELASAPVLSPPPPPESPRGLGTSPSSCGFQVARPRFSATRTGWQAHVWRPGAGHH is encoded by the coding sequence AGCTACAAAGGGCAGAGAGCCTCCAAGAGAGGAGTGTGAAGGAGGCCAAGACCAAATGCCGGACGATTgcagccctgctcactgcagcccccaacccccactccaAGGGGGTACTGATGTTTAAGAAACGTCGGCAGAGAGCCAAGAAGTACACCCTAGTGAGCTTTGGGGCTGCAGCGGGGACCGGCGCTGAGGAGGAGGACGGCTTGCCTCCAACCAGTGAGTCCGAGCTGGACGAAGAGGCTTTCTCCGACGCCCGCAGCCTCACCAACCAGTCCGACTGGGACAGCCCCTACCTGGACATGGAGCTAGCCAGGCCGAGCTCAGGCACAGCAGAGGGCCGGGGGCTGAGTGAGGCCTCCGGGCGAGGGGCCCAACTCTTTGAACAGCAGCGCCAGCGCACAGCCTCCATCACCCAGCAGCCGGCCCAGGAAGTTCCAGTGGCCACGCTCAACGGGCAGGGCCTGCAGTCTCCACCTCGGCCACAAAGCGCTCCGCCAGAGGCGGCTCTGCTCCCATCCAGCCCTTCGCCAGCCCCTGTGGCCAGCCCCAGACCTTTCCTCCCTGGCTGTGGAACCTCTACCTCAGCTCCAAGCATATTTAACCGTTCAGCTAGGCCCTTTACTCCCGGCTTACAAGGGCAGCGCTCAGGCACCACCTCGGTTATTTTCCGGCCTCTAGCTCCCAAGAGGGCAAATGAGAGCCTGGGAGGCCTCAGCCCCGCCCCACCGCCTTTCCTGTCTCCTCCGCAGGGTACCACTCCTGTGCCCAGCCTCACTTCAGGGGTTCCCAGCCACGTGCCAGTCCCCGCTTCCCCCAGCACCCCACGCCCCACCGGCCCCGTGACGGCCACCAGCTCCCTATACATCCCAGCCCCTAACCGTCCTGTTACACCAGGCGGAGCCCCAGAGGCCCCCGCCCCCGCTAGCGGAGCTGCCATGACCTCCACCGCTTCTATCTTCCTGTCGTCGCCTCTGCGACCTGCTGCGCGCCCAGAAGCGCCTGCCCCTAGCTCCGCGGCCCCTGAGCCCCCCAGCGCTCGGGAGCAACGCATCTCCGTGCCAGCTGCTCGCACGGGCATCCTCCAGGAGGCCCGGCGTCGGGGAACCCGAAAGCAGATGTTCCGGTCAGGAAATGAAGAGACGAAGAACTCGCCCAACCCCGAGCTGCTATCGTTGGTGCAAAACCTGGATGAAAAACCCCGGGCTGGGGGCGCGGAATCTGGTGCCGAGGAGGATGCTCTGAGCCTCGGGGCTGAAGCCTGCAATTTCATGCAGCCACCAGGGGGCAGGAGTTACAAGACGTTGCCTCACGTGACAGCTAAAACCCCGCCTCCAATGGCTCCCAAGACCCCACCCCCTACGACTCCTAAGACTCCACCCCCAGTGGCTCCTAAGCCCCCTTCTCGAGGGTTCCTCGATGGGTTAGTGAACGGGGCGGCCCCTTCGGCTGGAGTCCCTGAAACACCAAGGcttcaggggaggggaggggagctgtTTGCCAAACGTCAGAGCCGAGCGGACAGGTATGTGGTGGAAGCTCCACCTGGTCCTGGCCTTGGCCCTCGGCCCAGAAGCCCTTCTCCCACCCCCTCACTGCCCTCTTCCTGGAAATATTCACCCAATATACGTGCTCCACCTCCTATTGCTTACAACCCACTGCTCTcaccttttttcccccaagctgCCCGAACTCTCCCTAGTAAGACCCAATCCCAAGGGCCTCGGGCAGCCACTAAGCAGGGTATCAAGGCTCTGGATTTCATGCGGCACCAGCCCTACCAGCTTAAAACTGCCATGTTCTGTTTTGATGAGGTTCCCCCGACTCCTGGACCCACCTCCTCAGGGCCTCCCAAAACTGCCAGAGTCCAGGAGATCCGCCGATTTTCAACTCCAGCGCCCCAGCCCACTGCGGAACCCCTAGCCCCCACTGTGCTTGCCCCCAGAGCAGCCACTACATTGGATGAGCCCATCTGGAGGACAGAGTTGGCCTCAGCCCCTGTCCTTagcccaccccctcctccagagTCTCCCAGGGGTCTTGGGACCTCCCCCAGCTCCTGTGGCTTCCAAGTAGCCAGGCCCCGGTTCTCAGCTACCAGAACAGGATGGCAGGCTCATGTGTGGAGGCCCGGGGCGGGCCACCACTGA